The Oscillospiraceae bacterium genome contains a region encoding:
- the rplQ gene encoding 50S ribosomal protein L17 — protein sequence MPGTRKLGRTSEQRNAMLRAMVTYLFENGKIETTVTRAKEVRSMAEKMVTLGKREDLHAKRQVYSYITKETVAKKVIDEYGPKYADRNGGYTRIVKTGPRRGDAAEMAIIELV from the coding sequence ATGCCCGGTACCAGAAAACTCGGCCGCACCAGTGAGCAGCGCAACGCCATGCTGCGCGCCATGGTGACCTACCTGTTTGAGAACGGCAAAATCGAGACCACCGTCACCCGTGCCAAGGAAGTGCGTTCCATGGCCGAAAAAATGGTGACTCTTGGCAAGCGGGAGGATCTGCATGCCAAGCGCCAGGTCTACTCTTATATCACCAAGGAGACCGTTGCCAAAAAAGTGATCGACGAGTACGGCCCCAAATATGCCGACCGCAACGGCGGCTATACCCGCATCGTGAAAACTGGCCCCCGCCGCGGCGACGCCGCCGAGATGGCCATCATCGAGCTGGTTTGA